The uncultured Paludibaculum sp. sequence TACCTGTCCGAGAATCAGGGCTATCGGCAATTCGTAAACCGCCCCAACACGACGCTGGTGCCCCTGGATCTGGCCAAGATGAAGGCCTTCTATGGCCTCACGGATTCGTGGCCAAATGGCACGGGCAGGATCGACCTCGGCGGCCGCATCATCACCGTTATCCCGACCCCCGGCGCTCACAAGGATGGCGTCACGTTCTACGACTCCTACAACGGCTTCCTGCTTACCGGCCACCTGCTGTTTCCCGGCCGCGTCATGATCTCCAACGACGCGGACTATGTCGCCTCGCTGACACGTCTCAAGGAGTTCTCCGCGCAGCACCCGGTGAAGTGGGTACTGGGCAGCCAAATCGACATGAAGTTCCTGCCCGGCGTCGAGTACATGCGGCTGATTCGCTACAAGCCCGACGAACACCTGCTGCAACTGGAGCCGACGGCTCTGCAAGAAGCACTGGCCACCGCGACGCGCATGCTGGGCAAGCCGGAGGTGGCCATCCTGGCTGACTTCACGATGCGCAATCGTGTCGGTCCCGATGAGCGGCCAGGCCGAAGGCCGGCCAACCTGCCGCGCATCCCGCAGTTGCCGAACCTACGTTGAGGAGCCGCCATGAAGATCTCCGCCCTGCTCATCTGCCTGCTGCCGGCGCTGTATGGCGCGCAGCCTCCGCGTATCGATTTCACGTCGAATCTGCCGGCCAAGGGGACATTCCCCAAGGTCTGGATCCACGGCTCGAAATCGCTGCTGGACAACCACGATCCGCCGGTGCAGGTGCACTGGTTCAACGAGCACACCGTAGTCATGCGCGAGAACAAGGCCTACAACTACGAGGCCGCGTTCATGTATCTCTACTTCGGAAACGACCGGGCCATTCTGCTGGATCAGGGCTCGACCGCGCTGCGCTCGGAGTGGCCCCTGCGCGATGTCGTCGACAAGGTGATCGCGGAATGGTGCCGCAAACACGGTCGCCAGGACATCCCCCTGGTGCTCGCCTTCAGCCATCTGCACGGCGATCACTGGGCGGCTCAGAATCAGTTCATCGACCGTCCCAATACGCGCATCATGGGCCTGACGCACGAAGAGATGGTGGGCTTCTGGGGCATGAAGAACTATCCGGAAGAGCGCGTGGAGTTCGACCTCGGCGGACGCAAGCTGCTCATCTGGGGCAGTCCGGGGCATGTCGAGGACGAGTTCGCCTACTACGACACCTATACACAGATCCTCTTCACCGGTGACATGTTCTATCGCGGCTACTGCTACATCACCTACTGGGACAAATGGATGGACAGCATGGCCCGACTGATGCAGTTTGCGGACAAATTCCCGATTGCGTATGTCGTCGGTTGTCATGTGGAGATGAAGAAGGACGGCTCGTTCTTCACCTACGGCACCACCTATCAACCGGACGAGGCACCCGTTCAGATGGACCTGGCGATGCTGCGCCGCACCTACGAGTTCGCGAAGAAGATCACAAAGCCCGGCGTCTTCTTCACGGGCGATGTCTATCTCTGCAATCAGACGAGAATGACGAGCACGCTGGATGTGAACCCTTACGTGTACTGAGCCCGGAGCCATACCGGCCCATCCCACCATCCGGCCGGTTCGTCAAACATTCGACTGTCCGTCGTCGGGCCTGAGCTATCCTACGGGTTTCAGCAGCGACGCGCGAATTCAAGTCCCGTGCCGATGAATCCCACAATCCGGCTCGTCCTCCGGCGTCAACTGGCCTGCTTCCTCGCCTGGACACTGCTGGGCCTCTTCATGTTCAGCCAGGGCATGGTGCAGAAGACCGTTTCAAACGACCCCAACCCCTGGTGGCACCATCTGACGGGCTGGCTGGTGGGCGTCTGGACATGGTTCCTGATGACGCCGATTGTTCTTTGGCTGGGCCGCCGTCTTCCCTTGGAACGGCGCTACTGGCTGCGCCGCGCCATCGCCCACACAGCTCTGGCCGTGTGCATCGCTCTCCTGCAACTCTCACTGGAAGCCGCCATCGTGTACTGGATCGGAGTCTTCCCCCAATACATGACCAGCTACATCGGCACGTTGGCGTTCCTGCTAATCATCGGATTTCACCAGGGCATGCTCACTTACTGGTCGGTCATCGCCGCGCAGCACGGCTTCGCCTGGTACCGCCGCTACGAGGAACGCAAGCAGGAGGCTCTACGGCTGGAGTTACGGTCGTCCCAGTTGGAGGGGCAACTCGTGCAGGCCCGCCTGGGTGCCCTCAAGATGCAGCTACAGCCGCATTTTCTCTTCAATACACTGAACGCCATCATGGTCCTGGTGCGACAGCAGAAGGGCCGCGAGGCGGAGGAGATGCTGGGCCGGTTGAGCGACCTGCTGCGCTGCGTGCTCGACGACGTGGACGCCCAGGAGATCCCGCTGCGGCGCGAACTGGAGTACCTGCAGATCTATCTCTCCATCGAGCAGGTGCGGTTCCAGGACCGGATGAAAGTGGAGGTCGCGGCCGCGCCGGATGTACTGGACGCCGCCGTTCCCCACATGATTCTCCAGCCCATCGTCGAGAACGCCATCCGGCACGGCATCGGCCGCAGTTCCGACGCCGGCCGCATCCAGATCAGCGCCTGTCTTGTGAACGGCCTGCTGGAGCTGAAGGTGAAGAACGACGGTCCGGGCCTTGCACCGGCGGGAGCAAGCCAGACATCCGGCATTGGCTTGACCAACACACGCGCACGCCTGGAACAGCTCTATGGCAGCGCCGCGTATCTGTCCGTGCGGAACGCGGCGGACGGTGGCGTGGAAGCCACCATCGTTCTGCCCTGCCGCGCCATCGAAAC is a genomic window containing:
- a CDS encoding MBL fold metallo-hydrolase, translated to MKISALLICLLPALYGAQPPRIDFTSNLPAKGTFPKVWIHGSKSLLDNHDPPVQVHWFNEHTVVMRENKAYNYEAAFMYLYFGNDRAILLDQGSTALRSEWPLRDVVDKVIAEWCRKHGRQDIPLVLAFSHLHGDHWAAQNQFIDRPNTRIMGLTHEEMVGFWGMKNYPEERVEFDLGGRKLLIWGSPGHVEDEFAYYDTYTQILFTGDMFYRGYCYITYWDKWMDSMARLMQFADKFPIAYVVGCHVEMKKDGSFFTYGTTYQPDEAPVQMDLAMLRRTYEFAKKITKPGVFFTGDVYLCNQTRMTSTLDVNPYVY
- a CDS encoding histidine kinase, coding for MNPTIRLVLRRQLACFLAWTLLGLFMFSQGMVQKTVSNDPNPWWHHLTGWLVGVWTWFLMTPIVLWLGRRLPLERRYWLRRAIAHTALAVCIALLQLSLEAAIVYWIGVFPQYMTSYIGTLAFLLIIGFHQGMLTYWSVIAAQHGFAWYRRYEERKQEALRLELRSSQLEGQLVQARLGALKMQLQPHFLFNTLNAIMVLVRQQKGREAEEMLGRLSDLLRCVLDDVDAQEIPLRRELEYLQIYLSIEQVRFQDRMKVEVAAAPDVLDAAVPHMILQPIVENAIRHGIGRSSDAGRIQISACLVNGLLELKVKNDGPGLAPAGASQTSGIGLTNTRARLEQLYGSAAYLSVRNAADGGVEATIVLPCRAIETEREDERMETHALHGPTGG